In Hamadaea flava, a genomic segment contains:
- a CDS encoding sugar ABC transporter ATP-binding protein, producing MTTDTATDAATDATILQLDGVVKQFPGVRALDGVHLEVRAGEVHCLLGQNGAGKSTLIKVLAGVHKPDAGTVTWQGSPVVFANPQAAMKAGIATIYQELDLVDHLSVAENVFLGQEPSRFGFVHKRTAATRTREVLRRLGHPEIPVHRLVEALPSAGKQIVSMARALSHEAKLLIMDEPSAVLAHDEVANLFRIIRELTAEGIAVVYISHRLEEIREIGDRVTVLKDGRTSAVDLPARTTPTRELVSKMTGRSLEYVFPPRGGEPGDVLLQVSGLTRAHEFQDVSFEVRTGEIVGIAGLVGSGRSELLETVYGARTPESGTVSVAGRNLPAGSVAAAVKAGLGLAPEERKSQALLLAEPVYRNITLTTFGRYAHGGFTDAGREQTEASRIADALELRPRDVRRPAGTLSGGNQQKVVVGRWLLGDTRLLLLDEPTRGVDVGARAELYQVIRDLARRGVGVLLVSSEVPEVLGLADRVLVMREGRLIKQAPAGELTEDDVLDLVMAGSLSPTLS from the coding sequence ATGACCACCGACACGGCCACCGACGCCGCCACCGACGCGACGATCCTCCAGCTTGACGGGGTGGTGAAACAGTTCCCGGGCGTACGGGCGCTCGACGGGGTCCACCTCGAGGTCCGGGCGGGTGAGGTGCACTGCCTGCTCGGGCAGAACGGGGCGGGCAAGTCCACCTTGATCAAGGTGCTGGCCGGCGTCCACAAGCCCGACGCCGGGACCGTCACCTGGCAGGGCAGCCCGGTCGTCTTCGCTAACCCGCAGGCCGCGATGAAGGCCGGGATCGCGACGATCTACCAGGAACTCGATCTCGTGGACCACTTGTCGGTCGCGGAGAACGTCTTCCTCGGCCAGGAGCCGAGCCGGTTCGGGTTCGTCCACAAGAGAACTGCGGCCACGCGTACCCGGGAGGTCCTGCGGCGGCTCGGGCACCCCGAGATCCCGGTGCACCGGCTGGTCGAGGCGTTGCCGTCGGCGGGCAAGCAGATCGTCAGCATGGCGCGGGCGCTCTCGCACGAGGCCAAACTGCTCATCATGGACGAGCCCAGCGCGGTCCTCGCCCACGACGAGGTGGCCAACCTCTTCCGGATCATCCGGGAACTGACCGCCGAGGGCATCGCGGTCGTCTACATCTCCCACCGGCTCGAGGAGATCCGCGAGATCGGCGACCGGGTCACCGTCCTCAAGGACGGCCGGACCTCCGCGGTGGACCTGCCCGCGCGGACGACGCCGACTCGCGAGCTGGTCAGCAAGATGACCGGGCGCTCCCTCGAATACGTCTTCCCACCTCGCGGGGGCGAACCGGGCGACGTGCTGCTCCAGGTCAGTGGGCTGACGCGGGCACACGAGTTCCAAGACGTCTCCTTCGAGGTACGCACAGGGGAGATCGTCGGCATCGCCGGCCTGGTGGGCAGCGGACGAAGTGAGCTGCTGGAAACGGTCTACGGTGCGCGTACCCCTGAGTCTGGAACGGTGAGTGTCGCGGGCCGGAACCTGCCCGCGGGAAGCGTCGCCGCGGCGGTCAAAGCGGGGTTGGGCCTGGCCCCCGAGGAGCGCAAGAGTCAGGCGCTGCTGCTGGCCGAGCCGGTCTACCGCAACATCACGCTGACCACGTTCGGCCGGTACGCCCACGGCGGCTTCACCGACGCGGGCCGGGAGCAGACGGAGGCGAGCCGGATCGCGGACGCCCTGGAGCTGCGCCCCCGCGACGTACGCCGCCCGGCCGGCACGCTGTCCGGCGGCAATCAGCAGAAGGTCGTGGTCGGCCGCTGGCTGCTGGGCGACACGCGGCTGCTGCTGCTGGACGAGCCGACGCGCGGGGTCGACGTCGGCGCGCGGGCCGAGCTGTATCAGGTGATCCGTGATCTCGCGCGCCGCGGCGTCGGCGTGCTGCTGGTCTCCAGCGAAGTGCCGGAGGTGCTCGGTCTGGCCGACCGGGTGCTCGTGATGCGCGAGGGCCGCCTGATCAAACAGGCGCCGGCCGGCGAACTGACCGAGGACGACGTCCTCGACCTGGTGATGGCGGGCTCGCTGAGCCCCACCTTGTCATAA